Genomic window (bacterium):
CGTAATCGTTAAAGGACCAGGCTTTGGAGTCGGCACACTGACCTCGCCGTCAACGCGCCGACCAGGGCTCATTACGATCAGCGATGTAGCCCCGACGATCATCTCACTTCTCAGAGTCGAACCTGAGCAGCCGATGGGTGGGCGGCCGTTCAAATTTGTGAAGCAGAACAATAATATCAGTAAGCTCCTTCAGTTGAACCTGGATGCGGCCAAGCAGGACCAAAGGCAGCCTGCTATGCGCGTAGGAAGTATAGTTCAGTCCGTGGCAGTGATCCTGGTGACGCTTGCAGTTGTCCTCGGAGTGTCGCGTCCGGTAAAAAAGCTTGCCGCATGGGTCGCCTTGGTGCCACTTGCTATCCCAATTGCTATGCTCTATCTGCCGCTTGTCTATTCCGGCGGACTGGTCGGCACAATAATATGGCTGATCGTCATCACAGCAGCAATTGTGCTCGTATGCTCCATGCTCTTCCGTAATCCGGTAAGGGCAATGGGATGGCTGTGCGGAATTGTTGTCGTGAGTCTGATGGTCGATCTGGTGCGGGGAGCGCCTCTTATCAAATCGTCAGTCGCCGGATACGGCATGATTGAGGGCGCGCGGTATTACGGCATCGGAAATGAACTTATGGGAACCATGCTAGGTTCATCGATCATCGGCATGGGGATTGTGCTTGCCGCATGGAATGCTCAGGCGTGGAAAAAATGGATGGCCGCAATTATTGTATATGTGCTGGTGCTTGTCTTTATTGGAGCGCCGAACCTGGGCGTAAACCTTGGCGGAGCGCTTGCTGCAGCACTTGCGCTCTGTGCAACACTGCTTGCACGGCGCGGCAAATGGCCGGGTTGGCGCACATTCGTTGTTGCATTACTGGTAGTATTTATTGCGTTTGGTGCGCTATTCGGACCCGACTTGCTGCGCGGTGGAGCTTCACAGTCACATGTCGGCCGTGCACTCAGCGCATCGGGCAGTGGGAGCGATATTCTTTGGATCGCCGAGCGCAAGATGGCGCTAAACTTCATGCTGCTGGCAACAAGCGTGTGGAGCAGACTGCTTGCACTGAGTCTGATCGGATATCTACTTGCGCTGTGGCAAGTCAGCCGCAAAGCGCTGGAAATTTTCCCGAGGGATGAAAAAGCCGCAATGGTCGGGACTTTCATAGGCATATGTGGAGCATTTGCATTTAATGATTCGGGTGTTCTCGCTGCAGCAACGTGCGCTGTGGTACTATGGATGCTGCCCGCCGTTCGTCTGCTTAGCCTTGAACAAACAAAAGGGCCGAGAGATATCTCCCGGCCCGAAGCAACGAATCAGTAATTGGGTCTTAACGCCGGCAGGGTGATCATGGTAGAGGGCCCTGCCCCGGCACATTTGCCCGGCACTTGATATTGAGCAAATTTGCTCATATTCTTCTCTTGGATGCTTGCGCTGTAAATACTCTGCCTCGGGAATGGATAGCATGTAAAATTGAACGCTACACTATACGGCACTCCCTGCATCACCGCAATCTCCTCATATAGCACACCCCGCCTGATGTCCATAAGCGTATGGCCGATGGGGTAACCGGTCTCCATCGCTATATTTGTTGCAAGGGCGACGTCCATCCAGTCATAACCCATCGCATAATACCTGAACACCTCCGCACGCGTCAGCAGCACGTTGCCTGTCTTGTTATAAATAGCATAACAGGCGCATGGACCCGCACCGACTGTCTCAGACGGGCAGAGACATTTGTCTGCTATCGCAATCATGTCCGCCAGGCAGACATTATACTTGGCCGCTACGCTGTTCCAGTCTTTGCACTCGCAGTAACTCGCCAGCACGTCGCTGACTGAAACACAAGCCTTTTTGGCAATGGCCGCTGCTATGGCTATGTCCTTGTCACTGTAGCCTTGATTGCGCAGGTCACACAGCTGCTGTTGAGTCAGACCGAAAGTGCACATCAGACAATTGTCAACCGATTGCACCTGCGCTGACGACGGACAAACGGCGCATGGGTTGCTGGGACATGTCACAGTCGGGCAAGTATTGCTCGGACAACATGAGTCGGCTGCTAAGACGCCAGCCGCACAAGCGAGAGTCAGGGCGCAAACCATTACGAAAAGTCGCATCTCGGTGCCTCCTTATGAATAACTGAATATCGGGCATAGTCGGCGAATGAGGCTCCGAGAGCATTATTCACGATCTTCGTGAATAATGCGGGCCAAGCCTCTCGCACTGCGTACCCTCGCTTTTGTTACCCAGTGCCACTTTTGTGCAAACCTGTTGACAATGTGGCGACAAAGCGTTTACATAAATCAGCCAAATGGCTCGGCAGGAGCCTCGCCCTCCCAGCCCGGATTATGTGCGAAGTGCATAATCCGGGTCTCCGAGAGCATTATTCACGTCCCTCGTGAATAGTGGGGCCAGCACCCCTGTCGTGCCGAATGCTGCCGAATTACTGGGGAAATGTTATAGCTCTCAGAGGCTTTTTAACTTCGTTTGGGGAATTACTTGGCCACTCTCTTCAGCAGCACAACGCCTGCCCCAAGACCAAGCACATTGGCCGTAAATGCACCCACAAACGGCGCCATATCGCCCTGGACGGCCAGTGATGACGTGTAGCGCCATATGAGCCAGTATATGAGGATAAGCAGCAGACTGAGGCCGAAGCCCACAGACGAACTGCTTCTGCTGGGTCTGATGCCCAAGGGAGCTGCCAGAAGGGCAAATATCAGGCTGGAAATAGGCAGGGCGAGTTTGTTCCAGCGCTCGACGTCCAGATCGTTGATCTTCTCCTGTGGTCTGTCTGGATGAGCCCTGACATATTTTATAAATTGAGAAAGCTCCACAAAACTCATCTGCTCAGGATCCTTCTGATAGAGCGCAAACTGGTCGGGAGTCTTCTCGATCTTGATCTCGCGGGTCTGGGACTTCTGGAAGTTCCAGAGGTCGGGGTGATCCGTGCCAAGGCCTATCTGCAGATAGCCGTCATAGAGCAGCCATTTATACTTATTATCAGGGTTGTTGTCGATCCCCGCCCATACGGCATGATCGGCATATATGAGAATCGAAGGACGGCCTTCGCTGTCACTCTGGACGACAGTAACCTTTTTGAGCGTACGGCTCTTTGTATCCATTCCGCCGCCGACCCTGATGAGCGACCTCGTGCCCTCATCTACCAGGCTGAACGGCTGATCCGAAGGCATTTCCTGCTTGAATACCTCCGCCTGAAGTTCCTTGTTCCTCATATTGGCATACGGAGCAACGGCTTCGTTGAGCAGTATGGAACCGCCGCTGACCAACAGACCCAGCGTGATGACCGGCACCACCAGTCGATATAAACTAA
Coding sequences:
- a CDS encoding LptF/LptG family permease — protein: MKLLDRLIWRELLGPFAFGVIAFTGVFFSGSYLLKLTTWVMNGMPLLTAIEIVVLILPQIVVITLPMATLLAVLLGIGRLSSDSEVIAIFAGGISLYRLVVPVITLGLLVSGGSILLNEAVAPYANMRNKELQAEVFKQEMPSDQPFSLVDEGTRSLIRVGGGMDTKSRTLKKVTVVQSDSEGRPSILIYADHAVWAGIDNNPDNKYKWLLYDGYLQIGLGTDHPDLWNFQKSQTREIKIEKTPDQFALYQKDPEQMSFVELSQFIKYVRAHPDRPQEKINDLDVERWNKLALPISSLIFALLAAPLGIRPSRSSSSVGFGLSLLLILIYWLIWRYTSSLAVQGDMAPFVGAFTANVLGLGAGVVLLKRVAK